From a single Streptomyces sp. NBC_00377 genomic region:
- a CDS encoding HPr family phosphocarrier protein — MAERRVNVGWAEGLHARPASIFVRAATAAGIPVTIAKADGNPVNAASMLAVLGLGAQGGEEIVLASEADGADAALDRLAKLVAEGLEELPETV, encoded by the coding sequence ATGGCTGAGCGCCGCGTCAACGTCGGCTGGGCCGAGGGCCTTCACGCCCGCCCCGCTTCCATCTTCGTCCGGGCCGCCACGGCCGCAGGCATCCCGGTGACGATCGCCAAGGCAGACGGCAACCCCGTCAACGCGGCCTCCATGCTGGCCGTGCTCGGCCTGGGCGCCCAGGGCGGCGAGGAGATCGTCCTCGCCTCCGAGGCGGACGGCGCGGACGCCGCGCTCGACCGCCTGGCGAAGTTGGTCGCCGAGGGACTCGAGGAGCTTCCCGAGACCGTCTGA